The Anopheles gambiae chromosome 2, idAnoGambNW_F1_1, whole genome shotgun sequence genomic sequence CATCCGTCCCAAAACTGATATAAACCGAGTATGCGCAAAACCTGACTGGACTAGCGCATCTCGCCTAGGCGTGTGCCACGGGGAGGTAAGACGTACGCCAAATAAACTTCAAACAGCAGCCAGCTGCGCAAACACTTGTTACGTTATGTTGTTGTGCTACTGTACCCTGTTCAATAAACGCACCGATTACTCGTAATATGTCAAGGGAGTGTACCTAGAATTTCGCTACTTTGTGCAAGAATTCCGCTGAGCaatgtgataaaataaaattacatgtttttttgGAAACCTTGCCTAACTTATTAAATCAATGTGGCTTTAATTGTTGTGTGAGGGTGAAACATTACATGCTACAGTATGAGATAGTCATCTTTTATTGCCTAATAGACATTACCTCCATCCACGTTTTCTACTTTCTCTATTTTATTCATCACCAAACGTTAACCAAAGGTAGCACAAGTGTACGAGGGCACGCAACTACCGCTGCGACTGCGAACGTATCCTCTGTTGCAGAAGCAACCCTCCTTGCATTGCCGACCGCACTGGATATTATTCTTGCGCACGTTCTGGCAGGTCAAATCACCACAACCGCTCCCACATGGATCATAGCTTTCGTTCAATCGATCGCAAATCATATCCGGATACTCTGCAATAGAGCAATGCGTTTGGTAAAGATCTTTGACAGATACTCGCTAGCAGCACAAAATAATAAGCATCTTACCCTCTGGGATGGGCGCAGGATCAACAGCTAGAGCGAGACATCCTATCGCCATAATCGACACTAGTAGCACTACGAAAGTGGACCACCGCGAGATAGAGAAACGAGCCATTTTATCGCGTTTCCGGCCGATACTACTCTGtgcgaaaatgaagcattgtTCATTGTGATAATCGATCTGTACAGGCACGTTTTTTTCACGCCCGAAGTCTTCATAAGACACTTGCGCAAATAACGACCATTTCACAGAAATGAGTAACTGCAACATCGTCATGGGAAGTTGTATCTCCAAACAATGGAGCTTTCTATACCATTGTTTAGTTGTCATTAAATTTAGACAGGCATAATATCATCTACAGACGACTAGGACGACGGTTACTGGGTACGTATCTATAGTATAAAGCACGTTAAATTCAATACATTCTGACAATCCATCTTTGGATTTCTTCCAATCACTCATATATTTCACAGCGCGACGAAATGTGCGTGCTGCGTACTGTTCCGTCTGGTTTGGGAGACAACGTCCCACCGTCCCCCGTGTACAGGTTGTTTGTCCAGTTGTACCGTAACCGATGCAAAAACAGACATTCAATCATCTGAACCTAAAGTACGATGGCAGTTAGTAACGAGCTGAGCTAGCACGAGTTGCCACCGTTTTCATCGTGTCTGTAGGTTCCCCGATTTTCCAACACTCTGTAAAACCGTGCCAATTATTCGTTCCATCCAACCATGAAGGTGGTTGTAGTGCTGTGCTTTTGCCTACTGGCATTCGGACTGCTCACGACAGTGGGTGCTGCTGACGGTAAGAATACGGATCGACGGGGTTCGCAGGACCGTACGTTAAATGAAATAACGATTTTTTCTGATACACTTTTAGTGTGCCGCTTCGGTGAACGTTGGCGATGCGGAAGTGCGGATTGTGAAAAAAAGTGCGATACCTTGACCAGCACCACCGAATGCACCGAACCCTGCACCGATGGGTGCTACTGTGAACCGGGATTTGTGCGAGTGGCCGTCGGTATCTGTTCGCCCCAGTTTGTTTGCCGCTACAAGAACGGTTCGCCTAGACGAGTATACGCGTAAGCGGGTGTAAGGTCGTTCGGCGTGTAATTCAATAAATGCATCCCGCAACATAGCGTAATGTGTACATATactttactaaaaaaaaacaacactttttAAGTCTATGTTTGAGAGAATGATTTTCACCAAATGTGTGAGTGAACGGATTACGCTTCCAAGTGAAACTATTTACACAAACACGATCCACAGCTAGCGGCATGATTCTGCAAAATTTATGCATAAATACAACCATCCTTTTTCAAGTGGTAACTTAATAACATGTTGAAAAATAAGACATTATTGCAGGAAATGAGAAGAAAAGGAGCGTAAGAGTTTTCGCGCTCAGCATTATCTTCGCCTTGTGCTCGTTTGCTCAGGCCGTTGCAGAaagaaaattcaatatcaCTGAAACGTAATGACGCGATATAGCTAGATGAATATAAAGTAATTCATTAGTATgcgtttttcaacagctgtctgACAACACTCGCAACACACCGGTTCCGTACTGCTGCTTTGCCTAACGTATCACCACAATGGCCACACTGCCTAAATGAGCACCATTCCCAGTCATATCAATGCGAGCGCGCTAGGGCGCTTTGTGCACATTTGTATCCATCATTTgggtgaaattaatttcattctcGTGCTGTATAATTGTGCAATTTTAATCGGTGGATCTTTGTCGGCGAAATCTTGGTGCGCCGGAAGGATAGTGTCTAGCGTGTCTGTTGTGTTGACACAAGATAGATGTAGTTCAATTTTCTGGAGCGCATGATGGGAGTGAGAGTGGTAGGGTGAATCATTTGCATAACCCACCTTTTTTGTGGACTACAACATGAAATTCAACGATTTTACAACTGCTACAGAAACATTTACTACAGGGAAGGTGCGCATATTATCACAAATATTGTATTCTGCCTTCTGGGGAGTAAGTTTTTTTGCTCAAATAAATTTtatcaatttcattttaaaatgtgtgtaaGAAGTCTTTCATTGACAGGACACGATGAATACTcaactagcatgtataaacAAGTGGAGCATGTTACCGTTG encodes the following:
- the LOC133391688 gene encoding von Willebrand factor-like gives rise to the protein MKVVVVLCFCLLAFGLLTTVGAADVCRFGERWRCGSADCEKKCDTLTSTTECTEPCTDGCYCEPGFVRVAVGICSPQFVCRYKNGSPRRVYA